Within the bacterium genome, the region GGAAGCAAAACAGGAAAGCAAGGCCTTGAAAAGCCTGAAGAAGATCGAAGGCAAGAAGGAGGCCCTGACAGAGCAGACGCCCACCGCCGTGGCCGGGATCAGGGGAACGCAGAAGCGCAAGCCGATGCCGGATACCACCGCCGTAGAAGACACCACCAAATAGCTTTCGCACGGAAGTATCTAGTAGCCAGTATTCAGTATTCGCAGACGAGAGAATAAAACAAAATAATATACCAACCCAAGGAGTAAACATGAAAAAGGGCATACATCCCAAGTACGAGGCCACCACCATCACCTGCAGCTGCGGCAATGTCATCAACACCCGCTCCACCTCCAAGGACATCCACGTGGAAATCTGCTCCAGCTGTCATCCTTTCTATACCGGAAAAGAGAAGCTGCTGGATGCCGCCGGCCGGGTGGAACAGTTCCGCAAGCGCTATGCCAAGAAGGACGGCGCCGAGGCCAAGCCCAAAGCCGCCGCCAAGGCCGAAGTAAAGGCCGAGGCCAAGCCCAAGGCCGAGCCGAAACCCAAAGCCGAAGCCAAGCCCAAGGCCGCTGCCAAAGCCTAAGGAACGGTTCTTAGAACATCATAGAAAAGCAAGGAACATGGCGAGTTTCACCAAAAGAAACTCGCTATTTGCTTAACCCCTTATAACCAGGAAGTGAGTCACATTGAACATCCACGAGAGCATCATCAAGAAGATTGCCGAGGACGAAAGGGTCCCCTGGGAGACCATTAAAGAAGGCCTGGAACAGGGCACCATCGTGATCCCCATGAACAAGAACCGCCGGCTGTTGAAGCCCTGCGCGGTGGGCAAGGGCCTTAGAACCAAGGTCAACGCCAACATCGGCACCTCGCAGGACACGGCCGAGCTGTCCATTGAACTGGAGAAGCTGAAGGCCGCGGTGGGGGCCGGGGCCGACGCCATCATGGACCTTTCCACCGGCGGCGACATCGACGCGGTGCGGCGGGAGATACTGCTGCAGTGTCCGGTGCCACTGGGAACCGTGCCCATCTATCAGGCGGCCATCGAGGCGGTGAAGAACAAAAAATCCCTGGTGGAGATGACCGTGAACGAGATCTTCTCGGTGATCGAGCGCCAGGCCAGGGACGGGGTGGACTTTCTGACCGTTCACTGCGGCATCACATCGGAATCCGTCAAACGCCTTAAGCAGGAGGGCCGGGTGGCCAGCGTGGTCAGCCGGGGCGGGGCCTTTACCATCGAATGGATGACCTATAACAAGGCCGAGAACCCGCTTTACCAGTATTACGACCGTCTGCTGGATATCTGCAAGGAGCACAACGTCACCTTAAGTCTGGGCGACGGATTCCGGCCGGGCTGTCTGGCCGACGCCACCGACCGGGCCCAGATCCAGGAGCTCATTACCCTGGGCGAACTGGTGGACCGGGCCCGGGCCGCCGGGGTCCAAGCCATGGTGGAAGGGCCGGGCCACGTGCCGATAGACCAGATAGAGACCAATGTCAAGATACAAAAGGAACTGTGCAAGGGCGCGCCGTTCTATGTGCTGGGCCCGCTGGTCACCGACATCGCGCCGGGTTACGACCACATCACCGCGGCCATCGGCGGGGCCTGGGCGGCCTACTTCGGGGCGGACTTCCTTTGCTACGTCACCCCCAGCGAACACCTGAAACTGCCGGACATAGATGACGTCCGGGAAGGGGTGATAGTCCTGCGGATAGCGGCCCACGCCGCCGACATCGCCAAGGGCGTGCCGGGGGCCAGGGAATGGGACCTGAAGATGTCCCAGGCCCGCAAGGCCCTGGACTGGGACAAACAGATAGAACTTTCCATCAACCCGCCCCACGCCCGGCAGGTTTACGAATCTGCACCAAAGAGGGAAAGCGGGGCCTGCACAATGTGCGGGGATTATTGTTCCATGAAGAAGATGAACGAAGTGGAGAAGAAGTGATCTTGCCACAGAGACAAAGAGGTACAGAGGTATTTATTATTTCATCATGATCATTTTAACATGAAGCAAGTGCGATTAATTGAACCACCGGTTTTGTTAAGAGAACAGTTTGTTGATTTCATGTCAGACTGGAATGCAACTGGCGAGCAGCTTGTGCCTTTCGTTTTAGCTATGGACTATTCCAACTACCAAGAGTATATCCAAAAACTTAAAAATTACAGTCTGGGAATAGGGCTTCCAGATGGATTCGTTCCTCATTCAACATTTTGGCTGATATATGATGACAAAATAATAGGCGTTTCCAATTTGCGCCATTCGCTGACTGATAAATTATTGAAAGAGGGTGGAAATATTGGTTATGGTATACGGCCCACCGAAAGACAAAAAG harbors:
- a CDS encoding GNAT family N-acetyltransferase, whose amino-acid sequence is MKQVRLIEPPVLLREQFVDFMSDWNATGEQLVPFVLAMDYSNYQEYIQKLKNYSLGIGLPDGFVPHSTFWLIYDDKIIGVSNLRHSLTDKLLKEGGNIGYGIRPTERQKGYATILLQLTLEKARAMGLSKVLLTCDKDNVGSVKTILNNNGVLDSEEEINGKVHQRYWIELSRNPQY
- the rpmE gene encoding 50S ribosomal protein L31 — its product is MKKGIHPKYEATTITCSCGNVINTRSTSKDIHVEICSSCHPFYTGKEKLLDAAGRVEQFRKRYAKKDGAEAKPKAAAKAEVKAEAKPKAEPKPKAEAKPKAAAKA
- the thiC gene encoding phosphomethylpyrimidine synthase ThiC; this translates as MNIHESIIKKIAEDERVPWETIKEGLEQGTIVIPMNKNRRLLKPCAVGKGLRTKVNANIGTSQDTAELSIELEKLKAAVGAGADAIMDLSTGGDIDAVRREILLQCPVPLGTVPIYQAAIEAVKNKKSLVEMTVNEIFSVIERQARDGVDFLTVHCGITSESVKRLKQEGRVASVVSRGGAFTIEWMTYNKAENPLYQYYDRLLDICKEHNVTLSLGDGFRPGCLADATDRAQIQELITLGELVDRARAAGVQAMVEGPGHVPIDQIETNVKIQKELCKGAPFYVLGPLVTDIAPGYDHITAAIGGAWAAYFGADFLCYVTPSEHLKLPDIDDVREGVIVLRIAAHAADIAKGVPGAREWDLKMSQARKALDWDKQIELSINPPHARQVYESAPKRESGACTMCGDYCSMKKMNEVEKK